A genomic segment from Yimella sp. cx-51 encodes:
- the lnt gene encoding apolipoprotein N-acyltransferase has translation MIRKSYEALALRRRPTTASTASHPAGPNWLKTPIRALLAVVGGLAIWLSFPDTAWWFCAPIGVALISIATIGARARLGFLLGLLAGFACFAPTLHWSGIYVGNFPWLALSVTEALYVACMGAAIAFVQHTGRVRPFAVAALWVLQETLRSNVPFGGFPWARLAWTTADSPLMRLASIAGAPGLTFVVALIGAWLAVFALRLTHRHNLRTVAVPLAATAAVAALAFVIPVPTSGTPLRVVGIQGNVPTAGLDFNSQRRAVLDNHVSTTKQAAAMVAAGKIPQPDLVVWPENSSDIDPTRNADAATEIVRAVAAVKAPTIVGAVLEEPSPKVSNTSLLYLPGKGITNRYVKQHPVPFAEYMPYRSFFRNFSDKVDLLTTEFAHGKSVGVFDVPTRLGTVKAGPVICFEVAYDAITRAPVKRGAQLLLVQTNNATFGYTAESRQQLAISQVRAVEHGRSIVHISTVGVSGLITPDGTVHDTSELFTRKVLAGELPLRSATTLADKWGAFPEYAIDLHAVGAVIMAWRSRRQSVDAEHTPREVRTSPTEEDARV, from the coding sequence GTGATCCGGAAGTCCTACGAAGCGCTCGCCCTGCGGCGACGCCCGACGACGGCTTCCACGGCTTCGCATCCGGCTGGACCCAACTGGCTCAAGACTCCGATCCGCGCGCTGCTCGCCGTCGTGGGTGGCCTGGCGATCTGGCTGTCGTTCCCCGACACCGCGTGGTGGTTCTGCGCCCCGATCGGCGTTGCTCTCATCAGCATCGCCACCATCGGTGCGCGCGCCCGCCTCGGATTTCTGCTCGGTCTGCTGGCCGGATTCGCCTGCTTCGCCCCCACGCTGCACTGGAGTGGAATCTACGTCGGCAATTTCCCGTGGCTGGCGTTGTCGGTCACCGAAGCGCTGTACGTCGCGTGCATGGGCGCCGCGATCGCCTTCGTCCAGCACACCGGCCGCGTGCGTCCGTTCGCCGTCGCCGCGCTGTGGGTGTTGCAGGAGACGCTGCGTTCCAACGTCCCGTTCGGTGGTTTCCCCTGGGCACGACTGGCCTGGACGACGGCTGACTCGCCGCTCATGCGTCTGGCATCGATCGCCGGCGCCCCGGGGCTCACCTTCGTGGTGGCGCTCATCGGTGCCTGGCTGGCGGTTTTCGCCCTGCGCCTGACGCACCGGCACAACCTGCGCACCGTCGCCGTGCCGCTCGCCGCGACCGCAGCTGTCGCCGCGCTGGCCTTCGTCATACCGGTGCCGACCTCCGGCACGCCGCTTCGCGTGGTCGGCATCCAGGGCAACGTGCCGACGGCCGGGCTCGACTTCAACTCCCAGCGTCGTGCCGTGCTCGACAATCACGTGTCGACGACCAAGCAGGCGGCCGCGATGGTCGCAGCCGGCAAGATCCCACAGCCTGACCTGGTGGTGTGGCCGGAGAACTCCTCCGACATCGACCCCACCCGCAACGCCGACGCGGCGACCGAGATCGTCCGTGCGGTCGCTGCAGTGAAGGCACCCACCATCGTCGGTGCCGTGCTGGAAGAACCCAGCCCGAAGGTCTCGAACACCTCGCTGCTCTACCTTCCCGGCAAGGGGATCACCAACCGCTACGTCAAACAGCACCCCGTGCCGTTCGCCGAATACATGCCCTACCGGTCTTTCTTCCGCAACTTCTCCGACAAGGTCGACCTGCTCACCACGGAGTTCGCCCACGGCAAGTCCGTCGGCGTCTTCGACGTCCCGACCCGCCTCGGCACCGTCAAGGCCGGCCCGGTGATCTGCTTTGAGGTGGCCTACGACGCGATCACCCGCGCACCCGTCAAGCGCGGCGCACAACTGCTGTTGGTGCAGACCAACAACGCCACCTTCGGCTACACCGCCGAGTCACGCCAACAGCTCGCGATCTCACAGGTGCGGGCCGTTGAGCACGGCCGCTCCATCGTCCACATCTCCACCGTCGGCGTCAGCGGGCTCATCACTCCTGACGGAACGGTTCACGACACTTCGGAGTTGTTCACTCGTAAGGTGCTGGCGGGGGAGTTGCCATTGCGTTCAGCGACGACGCTGGCTGACAAGTGGGGCGCCTTCCCCGAGTACGCGATCGACCTTCACGCTGTCGGCGCCGTCATAATGGCGTGGCGCTCGCGGCGGCAGTCGGTCGATGCCGAGCACACGCCACGCGAGGTCCGCACCAGTCCGACAGAAGAGGATGCACGTGTCTGA
- a CDS encoding FxsA family protein yields MMARRGGLGWPLFVLLLVMPILEIFVIILVGQRIGGWRTFGLLVITSLVGAWLVRREWRTAWRSLRSALQSGKMPARELTDAALVLIGGTMLLAPGFVSDVIGLIMILPFTRPLMRPLLQAAVARRLLAGPSFVTSTAQQTHPRSVHGAQGPHGPQPGSTPPPRRSAASDDVIEGEIVDD; encoded by the coding sequence ATGATGGCGCGACGCGGCGGCCTGGGCTGGCCCCTGTTCGTCCTCCTGCTGGTGATGCCGATCCTGGAGATCTTCGTGATCATCCTGGTCGGTCAGCGAATCGGCGGTTGGCGCACGTTCGGGCTGCTCGTCATCACCTCGCTGGTGGGTGCGTGGCTGGTGCGGCGCGAGTGGCGCACGGCCTGGCGCTCACTGCGATCGGCGTTGCAGTCGGGCAAGATGCCAGCGCGCGAACTCACCGACGCTGCCCTCGTCCTCATCGGCGGCACGATGCTCCTGGCGCCGGGCTTCGTGAGCGACGTCATCGGGCTGATCATGATCCTGCCGTTCACCCGGCCACTCATGCGACCGTTGCTACAGGCAGCGGTCGCCCGACGACTCCTGGCCGGACCCTCTTTCGTCACGAGCACCGCGCAGCAGACCCACCCGCGCAGCGTGCACGGAGCACAGGGACCCCACGGACCACAGCCGGGCAGCACCCCTCCGCCGCGGCGGTCAGCAGCTTCCGACGACGTCATCGAGGGTGAGATCGTCGACGACTGA
- a CDS encoding MFS transporter, whose protein sequence is MDLTSEPTRTSSTPEQRRLQRKWYWYDWANSAFVTATMTVLFGPYVTSLANKAACPTQPSDEKCLTNLSVLGFGIPPGSLVPYTLTVSTIISAIVLLFVGAIADRSPRPTKLLGAFTVVGGLAATAMFFLEGDNWELAVLLVVIANLCMGASLVVYSGLMIRITPPDDRDRVSTTGWALGYLGGGIMLAASLALLSFHEAMGLSLSMTVRIIFAAAGIWWIVFAIVPVIGLKDVPSAGNAAGRQPVFSGSLKQLKRTFQELRTYPQTMRFLLAYLFFNDGIQTVIAAAAIYGALELDFSENQLFITILLVQFIAFFGAMLFGRMARSRGSKQLILLSLVLWTGVVTGAYFIPKGGFMPWLVLSVGIGIVMGGSQSLSRSLFSHLIPRGKESEFFSLYQAMERGTSWFGTFVFGLVYQLFHSYRLSIIALIIFFVVGGLLLRTVDVRRGISDVGNKVPQVI, encoded by the coding sequence GTGGATCTGACCAGCGAGCCGACACGCACCAGCTCGACCCCGGAACAACGCCGGCTCCAGCGCAAGTGGTACTGGTACGACTGGGCCAATTCGGCCTTCGTCACCGCCACCATGACAGTCCTCTTCGGGCCCTATGTCACGAGCCTGGCGAACAAGGCAGCCTGTCCCACCCAGCCGTCGGACGAGAAGTGCCTGACGAATCTCTCGGTGCTCGGCTTCGGCATTCCGCCTGGCTCGCTGGTGCCATACACCCTGACGGTCTCCACGATCATTTCCGCGATCGTCCTGCTCTTCGTGGGCGCCATCGCAGACCGTTCGCCTCGCCCCACCAAGCTGCTCGGTGCCTTCACCGTCGTTGGTGGTCTGGCCGCCACCGCGATGTTCTTCCTCGAGGGCGACAACTGGGAGCTCGCGGTGCTGCTGGTCGTCATCGCCAACCTCTGTATGGGCGCGAGCCTCGTCGTCTACTCCGGACTGATGATCCGCATCACTCCCCCGGACGACCGCGACCGGGTGTCGACCACCGGATGGGCATTGGGTTACCTCGGCGGCGGCATCATGCTGGCCGCATCGCTGGCACTGCTGAGCTTCCACGAGGCCATGGGTCTGTCACTGAGCATGACCGTGCGCATCATCTTCGCCGCGGCCGGAATCTGGTGGATCGTGTTCGCGATCGTGCCGGTCATCGGGCTCAAGGACGTGCCCAGCGCTGGAAATGCCGCCGGTCGTCAGCCGGTCTTCAGCGGGTCGTTGAAGCAGCTGAAGCGCACCTTCCAGGAGCTGCGCACCTACCCGCAGACGATGCGCTTCCTGCTGGCCTACCTGTTCTTCAACGACGGCATCCAGACCGTCATCGCCGCCGCAGCCATCTACGGTGCCCTCGAACTCGACTTCTCCGAGAATCAGCTGTTCATCACGATCCTGCTCGTGCAGTTCATCGCCTTCTTCGGAGCGATGCTCTTCGGCCGCATGGCCCGCTCCCGCGGATCCAAGCAGCTGATCCTGCTCAGCCTCGTGCTCTGGACCGGAGTGGTCACGGGCGCCTACTTCATCCCCAAGGGTGGATTCATGCCGTGGCTGGTGCTGAGTGTGGGCATCGGCATCGTGATGGGCGGAAGCCAGTCGCTGTCGCGATCACTGTTCAGCCACCTGATCCCGCGCGGCAAGGAGTCGGAGTTCTTCAGCCTCTACCAGGCGATGGAACGCGGCACCAGTTGGTTCGGCACCTTCGTTTTCGGTCTGGTCTACCAGCTCTTCCACAGCTACCGCCTCTCGATCATCGCGCTGATCATCTTCTTCGTGGTCGGTGGCCTGCTGCTGCGGACGGTGGATGTGCGCCGCGGCATCTCCGACGTCGGTAACAAGGTGCCCCAGGTCATCTGA
- a CDS encoding PH domain-containing protein, whose product MAFSSKHLTQGENIELEFRTHIKKIVGPILLILAMLIVVILAWVFLPDDLSGRTWIFLAIAVAAALVTIIWAIIPIWKWRNTVFVLTNRRLITRTGIMAKSGRDIPLYRINDVQYEKGVSDRILGCGTLLVSDASDQPQLRLDDIPHVESVQVKINELLFAHYGEGDNRGVEGGAPAGRGQAPRAQARPFDQQQYDAPQRDQYDQQGRGRYDQQPVADTRPQPSTPRDGAPYDQGYEQPRHDATPPRDDDGQTRPLPRQDDPPQRY is encoded by the coding sequence ATGGCCTTTTCCAGCAAGCACCTGACCCAGGGCGAGAACATCGAGCTCGAGTTCCGCACCCACATCAAGAAGATCGTGGGTCCGATCCTGCTCATCCTCGCGATGCTGATCGTGGTGATCCTGGCGTGGGTCTTCCTGCCCGACGACCTCTCCGGTCGCACGTGGATCTTCCTGGCGATTGCCGTGGCTGCCGCGCTGGTCACGATCATCTGGGCGATCATCCCGATCTGGAAGTGGCGCAACACCGTCTTCGTGCTGACCAACCGCCGACTGATCACCCGCACCGGCATCATGGCCAAGTCCGGACGCGACATCCCGCTCTACCGGATCAACGATGTGCAGTACGAGAAGGGCGTCAGCGACCGCATTCTGGGCTGCGGCACCCTGCTGGTCTCGGACGCCTCCGACCAGCCGCAGCTTCGGCTGGACGACATCCCGCACGTCGAGAGCGTGCAGGTGAAGATCAACGAATTGCTCTTCGCCCACTACGGCGAGGGCGACAACCGCGGCGTGGAAGGTGGCGCACCTGCCGGACGCGGTCAGGCACCACGTGCGCAGGCCCGCCCCTTTGACCAGCAGCAGTACGACGCCCCGCAGCGCGACCAGTACGACCAGCAAGGCCGTGGGCGTTACGACCAGCAGCCCGTCGCCGACACCCGTCCGCAGCCCAGCACGCCGCGCGATGGCGCACCCTACGACCAGGGTTACGAGCAGCCGCGACACGACGCCACCCCGCCGCGCGACGACGACGGCCAGACCCGTCCGCTGCCGCGTCAGGACGACCCGCCCCAGCGTTACTGA
- a CDS encoding RNA polymerase-binding protein RbpA, which translates to MAERSLRGTNLSTVSHESDDGVTLSERQMTKYECPQGHVVELPFSVEADVPAIWECRCGAEAKLVDGPEPERKPVKPQRTHWDMLLERRSIPELEELLEERLTLLRASRGVKPRRKRSA; encoded by the coding sequence ATGGCAGAGCGATCATTGCGCGGAACGAATCTGAGCACCGTCTCGCACGAAAGCGACGACGGCGTCACCCTCAGCGAGCGCCAGATGACCAAGTACGAGTGCCCGCAGGGACACGTGGTCGAGCTTCCGTTCTCGGTGGAGGCCGACGTTCCGGCGATTTGGGAATGCCGTTGTGGAGCCGAGGCCAAGCTGGTCGACGGCCCGGAGCCGGAGCGTAAGCCGGTGAAGCCGCAGCGCACCCACTGGGACATGCTGCTCGAGCGCCGCTCGATTCCGGAATTGGAAGAACTTCTCGAGGAGCGCCTCACGCTGCTGCGTGCATCGCGTGGCGTCAAGCCGCGTCGCAAGCGCAGCGCCTGA
- a CDS encoding RNA helicase, with translation MPASTTDSTTRRPFDSTHLERFAQGYDFPLDDFQRRGCEAVQAGRGALVAAPTGAGKTVVGEFAAYLALQTGRKTFYTTPIKALSNQKYADLVARHGSSKVGLLTGDSSINGEAPIVVMTTEVLRNMLYAGSGTLDGLGFVVMDEVHYLADRFRGAVWEEVIIQLPQTVQLVSLSATVSNAEEFGDWLRTVRGDTEVVVEEHRPVPLWQHMMVGQHIVDLFAEQDHEKRVNPELRQRISAFRQRNDPRGVRMDAGAPRGRRGKPAKGPIGPVRGGRPSRGPSRAEVIEALDKEGLLPAITFIFSRVGCESAVSQLLAWGIRLIPPQEGERIRRLVEERIATLPEEDLAVLGYYDFVEGLTRGFAAHHAGMLPTFREIVEELFSAGRIQAIFATETLALGINMPARTVVLEKLVKFNGEAHVPVTPAEYTQLTGRAGRRGIDIEGHAVVLFGRDVDPEAVAGLASTRTYPLNSSFVPTSNMAVNLVDRLGRGPARETLESSFAQFQADRSVVGHARSIKRNDEALEGYAEAMRCHLGDFEEYAALRRELSDVEKQLSRRTTAANTAAAAVSLSKLAIGDVIRVPEGRRTGLAVVLSMDAPRRGLAQPFVLTTNGRTTRLTESDVKGPVHTIGSIAVPKRFNHRDRRARADLASTLRIKMRDARDTRAEAPDNAELRRLNGEIGTLREKIRKHPCHDCPYREQHARWAERWWKLRRETDGLQRMVDGRTHSVARTFERVCDQLAELGFLSSDGQSVTTDGRTLQNIYAEKDLLVAECLRQDVWKGMDAPSLAAALSALIHKSRSKDGPDPDPKMPNRDVAEAIERQKDVWEGLVDLAQRHQLAPMAEPDAGIAWPIHRWASGQRLDVVLRGSELTAGDFVRRCKQLVDLLDQLADLDGYPSISTTAKRAVDQIMRGVVAADRLD, from the coding sequence ATGCCCGCATCGACGACTGACAGCACCACGCGGCGGCCCTTCGACAGCACGCATCTGGAGCGGTTCGCGCAGGGTTACGACTTCCCGCTCGACGATTTCCAGCGTCGCGGCTGCGAGGCGGTGCAGGCAGGACGCGGCGCACTGGTCGCGGCGCCGACCGGTGCGGGTAAGACGGTCGTGGGTGAGTTCGCGGCCTATCTCGCCCTGCAGACCGGCCGCAAGACCTTTTACACCACCCCCATCAAGGCGTTGTCGAACCAGAAGTACGCCGACCTGGTGGCCCGTCACGGCAGCTCCAAGGTCGGTCTGCTGACCGGCGACTCCTCGATCAACGGCGAGGCGCCCATCGTGGTGATGACCACCGAGGTGCTGCGCAACATGCTGTACGCCGGCTCCGGCACGCTCGATGGTCTCGGGTTCGTGGTGATGGACGAGGTGCACTACCTCGCCGATCGCTTCCGCGGCGCAGTGTGGGAGGAAGTGATCATCCAGCTGCCGCAGACCGTGCAGCTCGTCTCCTTGTCGGCCACGGTCAGCAACGCCGAGGAGTTCGGCGACTGGTTGCGCACGGTGCGTGGCGACACCGAGGTGGTGGTCGAGGAACACCGGCCGGTGCCGCTGTGGCAGCACATGATGGTCGGCCAGCACATCGTCGACCTCTTCGCCGAACAGGATCACGAGAAGCGGGTCAATCCCGAACTGCGGCAGCGGATCTCCGCGTTCCGGCAGCGCAACGATCCCCGTGGCGTCCGCATGGACGCCGGCGCTCCACGTGGCCGACGAGGTAAGCCCGCGAAGGGGCCGATCGGTCCCGTGCGCGGCGGACGTCCGTCACGCGGCCCGAGCCGGGCCGAGGTCATCGAGGCGCTCGACAAGGAAGGTCTGCTGCCGGCGATCACGTTCATCTTCAGCCGGGTGGGCTGCGAATCAGCGGTCTCCCAATTGTTGGCCTGGGGCATCCGGCTCATTCCGCCGCAGGAGGGCGAGCGCATCCGCCGCCTGGTCGAGGAGCGCATCGCCACCCTGCCCGAGGAAGACCTTGCGGTGCTGGGCTACTACGACTTCGTCGAAGGCCTCACCCGCGGTTTCGCCGCCCACCACGCCGGAATGCTCCCCACCTTCCGCGAGATCGTGGAAGAACTCTTCTCCGCCGGCCGCATCCAGGCGATCTTCGCCACCGAGACGCTCGCGCTCGGCATCAACATGCCGGCGCGCACCGTCGTCCTGGAGAAGCTGGTGAAGTTCAACGGCGAGGCTCATGTGCCGGTCACCCCGGCCGAATACACCCAGCTCACCGGGCGCGCCGGTCGCCGCGGCATCGACATCGAGGGCCACGCGGTGGTCCTCTTCGGTCGCGACGTGGACCCCGAGGCAGTCGCGGGCCTCGCGAGCACCCGCACCTACCCGCTCAACTCCAGTTTCGTGCCCACCTCCAACATGGCCGTCAACCTCGTCGACCGGCTGGGTCGCGGGCCCGCCCGCGAGACCTTGGAGTCGTCCTTCGCGCAGTTCCAGGCCGACCGTTCGGTCGTGGGTCACGCCCGCTCGATCAAGCGCAATGACGAAGCGCTCGAGGGTTATGCCGAGGCGATGCGTTGCCACCTGGGCGACTTCGAGGAGTACGCCGCCCTACGCCGCGAGCTGTCCGACGTCGAGAAGCAACTGAGCCGGCGTACAACTGCGGCCAACACAGCGGCTGCCGCGGTGTCCCTGTCGAAGCTGGCGATCGGCGATGTGATCCGGGTGCCCGAGGGACGGCGCACCGGCCTGGCGGTGGTGCTCTCGATGGACGCTCCGCGGCGCGGCCTCGCCCAGCCGTTCGTGCTCACCACCAACGGCCGCACCACCCGGCTCACCGAGTCCGACGTCAAGGGGCCCGTGCACACCATCGGGTCGATCGCCGTGCCCAAGCGGTTCAACCATCGCGACCGCAGGGCACGCGCCGACCTCGCCTCCACCCTGCGGATCAAGATGCGCGATGCCCGCGACACCCGGGCCGAAGCACCCGACAACGCCGAGTTGCGCCGGCTGAACGGTGAGATCGGCACGCTGCGCGAGAAGATCCGCAAACATCCCTGTCACGACTGTCCCTATCGGGAGCAGCACGCGCGGTGGGCGGAGCGTTGGTGGAAGCTGCGCCGCGAGACCGATGGGCTGCAGCGCATGGTCGACGGCCGCACCCACAGCGTCGCGCGTACTTTCGAGCGGGTCTGTGACCAGCTGGCCGAGCTCGGCTTCCTCAGTTCGGACGGGCAGAGCGTCACCACCGACGGGCGCACCTTGCAGAACATCTACGCCGAGAAAGACCTCCTGGTCGCCGAGTGTTTGCGCCAGGACGTCTGGAAGGGCATGGACGCGCCGTCGCTGGCTGCGGCGTTGTCGGCGCTCATCCACAAGTCGCGCAGCAAGGACGGTCCCGACCCTGATCCCAAGATGCCGAACCGCGACGTCGCCGAGGCGATCGAGCGGCAGAAGGACGTCTGGGAGGGTCTGGTCGACCTCGCGCAGCGCCACCAGCTCGCGCCGATGGCCGAGCCCGATGCCGGCATCGCCTGGCCGATCCACCGATGGGCATCGGGTCAAAGGCTGGACGTGGTGCTGCGTGGCAGCGAACTCACTGCGGGCGATTTCGTGCGCCGCTGCAAGCAACTGGTCGACCTGCTCGATCAACTCGCCGACCTCGACGGATATCCCTCGATCTCCACCACCGCCAAACGAGCCGTCGACCAGATCATGCGCGGCGTGGTCGCAGCGGACCGCCTCGACTAA
- the ybaK gene encoding Cys-tRNA(Pro) deacylase: protein MAKKNKPAAGHGAATAAVQLLIAAGVEFSEHPYEHDPRSDSYGLEAAQALGLDAEQVFKTLVVQADAGRDHGLVVGVVPVNKQLDLKAIAAAVGAKKVAMAPVPLVERTTGYVVGGVSPLGQKRLLRTVIDDSAEGFEKVFVSGGRRGFDLGLDPHDLRRLTEGSFAAISR, encoded by the coding sequence GTGGCCAAGAAGAACAAGCCGGCCGCCGGCCACGGAGCGGCGACTGCGGCCGTCCAGTTGCTGATTGCCGCGGGTGTCGAATTCAGCGAGCACCCGTACGAGCATGATCCGCGCTCCGACAGCTACGGCCTGGAGGCTGCGCAGGCTCTCGGTCTTGATGCCGAACAGGTTTTCAAGACCCTTGTGGTGCAGGCTGATGCGGGGCGCGATCACGGCTTGGTGGTCGGTGTCGTGCCGGTGAACAAGCAGCTCGACCTCAAGGCCATCGCTGCCGCTGTCGGAGCGAAGAAGGTGGCCATGGCGCCGGTGCCGCTGGTCGAACGCACGACCGGGTATGTGGTCGGCGGAGTGAGTCCGCTCGGGCAGAAACGACTGCTTCGAACGGTGATCGATGACAGCGCTGAGGGGTTCGAGAAGGTTTTCGTCAGCGGTGGCCGCCGCGGCTTCGACCTCGGCCTCGACCCACACGACCTCCGCCGGCTCACCGAAGGCAGCTTCGCCGCGATCAGTCGGTGA
- a CDS encoding polyprenol monophosphomannose synthase, protein MHVSELPTRPALDRVLVLLPTYNERENLPLIMERIRAAVPQADVLVLDDNSPDGTGDLADQIAAQDAHVQVLHRAGKEGLGKAYLAGFAWGLEQGYDAMIEIDADGSHPPEVLPRMLEVAKEADLVIGSRWVPGGSIVNWPKSREVISRGGNLYIRLALGMPVKDATAGYRVYRADALRAMNLDDVSSQGYCFQVDLTWRAVQQGLVVAEAPITFVEREIGASKMNESIVREAMLNVTRWGAEHRVSQLRSLIGRAERG, encoded by the coding sequence ATGCACGTGTCTGAACTCCCCACCCGGCCTGCCTTGGACCGGGTGCTCGTGCTGCTCCCGACGTACAACGAGCGGGAGAACCTCCCGCTGATCATGGAGCGCATCCGGGCCGCGGTGCCGCAGGCCGACGTCCTCGTGCTGGACGACAACTCACCCGACGGCACGGGTGACCTCGCTGACCAGATCGCGGCGCAGGACGCGCACGTGCAGGTGCTGCACCGCGCCGGCAAGGAAGGCCTGGGCAAGGCCTATCTCGCCGGTTTCGCGTGGGGTCTGGAGCAGGGCTACGACGCGATGATCGAGATCGACGCCGACGGTAGCCACCCGCCGGAGGTGCTGCCGCGGATGCTGGAGGTGGCCAAGGAGGCCGACCTGGTGATCGGGTCGCGTTGGGTGCCCGGCGGATCGATCGTCAACTGGCCCAAGTCACGCGAGGTCATCAGCCGCGGCGGCAACCTCTACATCCGCCTGGCGCTCGGCATGCCGGTCAAGGACGCCACGGCCGGCTATCGCGTGTACCGCGCGGACGCCCTGCGTGCGATGAACCTCGATGACGTGTCGTCCCAGGGCTACTGCTTCCAGGTCGACCTCACCTGGCGGGCCGTGCAGCAGGGTCTGGTGGTGGCCGAAGCGCCGATCACCTTCGTCGAACGCGAGATCGGCGCCTCCAAGATGAACGAGTCGATCGTGCGCGAGGCGATGCTCAACGTCACCCGCTGGGGCGCGGAACATCGCGTCTCACAGTTGCGTTCCCTCATCGGACGCGCTGAGAGAGGTTGA
- a CDS encoding 5'-3' exonuclease H3TH domain-containing protein, protein MEASDPRAASRLLLLDSASLYFRAFFGVPDRRSPAGVPINAVTGFLDMIATLVDREKPTHLVCCWDNDWRPAFRVEAIPTYKTHRLKDGSEVQEESPENLTPQVPVIRDVLAAIGLCRLGIDGYEADDVIGTLVQHRLGEMPIDVVTGDRDLFQLVDDQQDVRVLYTAKGGVREPDLVDQSFLQAKYAVPTGAAYADMAALRGDTSDGLPGVPGVGEKTAAQLIARYGDLAGLRAAIDSGDPEIKGARRAKLEAASDYLDVAPAVVNVVRDAQLPTDLDTALPRAIADPERLHELVEEFGIGSSVGRLTSALGLG, encoded by the coding sequence ATGGAGGCATCTGATCCGCGCGCCGCGTCGCGCCTGCTCTTGCTCGACTCGGCCAGCCTGTACTTCCGGGCCTTCTTCGGCGTACCCGATCGCCGCTCCCCCGCGGGCGTGCCGATCAACGCCGTCACCGGCTTCCTCGACATGATCGCCACACTGGTCGACCGGGAGAAGCCGACCCACCTGGTGTGCTGCTGGGACAACGACTGGCGCCCGGCGTTCCGGGTCGAGGCGATCCCCACCTACAAGACGCATCGCCTCAAGGACGGCAGCGAGGTGCAGGAGGAGTCGCCGGAGAACCTCACTCCGCAGGTGCCGGTCATCCGTGACGTGCTGGCCGCAATCGGGTTGTGCCGCCTGGGAATCGACGGATATGAGGCCGACGACGTGATCGGCACGCTCGTGCAGCACCGGCTCGGTGAGATGCCGATCGATGTCGTGACCGGCGACCGCGACCTCTTCCAATTGGTCGACGACCAGCAGGACGTCCGCGTGCTCTACACCGCCAAGGGCGGGGTGCGCGAGCCCGACCTGGTCGACCAGTCATTCCTGCAGGCGAAGTACGCCGTGCCCACTGGCGCGGCCTACGCCGACATGGCGGCGCTGCGCGGTGACACCAGCGACGGACTTCCCGGCGTGCCGGGAGTCGGTGAGAAGACGGCCGCCCAACTGATCGCCCGGTACGGCGACCTGGCCGGTCTGCGCGCGGCCATCGACAGCGGCGACCCCGAGATCAAGGGTGCCCGTCGCGCCAAGCTCGAGGCGGCGAGCGACTACCTCGATGTCGCACCGGCCGTGGTGAATGTGGTGCGGGACGCGCAGCTGCCGACTGATCTCGACACCGCGCTCCCCCGCGCGATCGCCGACCCGGAACGTCTGCACGAACTGGTGGAGGAGTTCGGCATCGGCAGCTCGGTGGGCCGCCTCACCTCAGCTCTCGGCCTGGGCTGA
- a CDS encoding Lrp/AsnC family transcriptional regulator — protein MEDLDRRIVTLLATDGRRSFTDLAKDTGLSVSAVHQRVRRLQERGAIRGFRAEIDHDAAGLPLTALISIAPFDASAPDDIPDRLRHLTQIESCYSVAGDENYVLTVRVASPAALEDLLARIRSAAAVTTRTTVVLSTPWQNRSVLTDLTD, from the coding sequence ATGGAGGATCTCGATCGGCGCATCGTCACCTTGCTGGCGACGGACGGCCGGCGCAGCTTCACCGATCTGGCAAAAGACACCGGCCTGTCGGTCAGCGCCGTCCATCAGCGGGTGCGCCGTTTGCAGGAGCGCGGGGCCATCAGGGGCTTCCGCGCCGAGATCGATCACGACGCCGCCGGGCTGCCGTTGACGGCGCTCATTTCCATCGCGCCCTTCGACGCCTCCGCTCCGGACGACATTCCCGACCGCTTGCGCCATCTCACCCAGATCGAATCCTGCTACTCCGTCGCCGGCGACGAGAACTACGTCCTCACCGTCCGAGTGGCGAGCCCGGCTGCCCTGGAAGACCTCCTGGCCCGCATCCGTTCGGCGGCAGCAGTGACAACCCGGACGACGGTCGTGTTGAGCACCCCGTGGCAGAACCGCTCCGTGCTCACCGACCTCACCGACTGA